A part of Desulfomicrobium baculatum DSM 4028 genomic DNA contains:
- a CDS encoding HD domain-containing protein: protein MYHHDVPLTLIPSESWGRIPSDLECREWWDAYGMLEHIKTHSELVAGVATTLAALAARKGLGNPGGLSQDDFVQSVRAAGLLHDLGKTYSIEHGGNHSQIGAAWVMDLIRNPRIAQGVVHHVYWPGALDLDRHFLPLTIIYADKRVKHDTIVGMEERFADLFDRYGHTERSREWITRAFNQGRELEQLLSTFLGENIHEYPFDRRGLVR from the coding sequence ATGTACCACCACGATGTCCCCTTGACCCTCATCCCCTCAGAATCGTGGGGCCGCATCCCGAGCGACCTCGAATGCCGGGAATGGTGGGATGCGTACGGGATGCTGGAGCATATAAAAACCCACAGCGAACTGGTGGCGGGGGTGGCCACGACCCTGGCCGCGCTCGCGGCACGGAAGGGGCTTGGCAATCCGGGCGGACTCAGTCAAGACGACTTCGTGCAATCGGTCCGCGCAGCGGGACTCCTGCACGATCTGGGCAAGACCTACTCCATTGAACACGGAGGAAATCACAGCCAGATCGGCGCGGCATGGGTCATGGACCTGATCCGAAACCCGCGCATCGCCCAAGGGGTCGTGCATCATGTCTATTGGCCGGGCGCCCTGGACCTGGACAGGCATTTCCTGCCCCTAACCATCATTTACGCGGACAAACGGGTCAAACACGACACCATCGTCGGCATGGAGGAACGCTTCGCGGACCTCTTCGACCGTTACGGACACACCGAGCGCAGCCGGGAATGGATAACCCGCGCCTTCAATCAGGGCCGCGAGCTCGAACAGCTCTTAAGTACTTTTTTGGGAGAA
- a CDS encoding HypC/HybG/HupF family hydrogenase formation chaperone: protein MCLAIPMEVLKIEGQNAEVQVGGTRHVVRLDVISEFPEVGDYVIVHAGFALTRLDREEAIATLKLFEEGLNIELV, encoded by the coding sequence ATGTGCCTAGCGATTCCAATGGAAGTGCTCAAGATCGAGGGACAAAATGCCGAGGTGCAGGTTGGCGGGACACGGCATGTTGTTCGGCTGGATGTGATTTCCGAATTCCCGGAAGTGGGCGACTACGTCATCGTCCATGCCGGCTTCGCCCTGACCCGCCTGGACCGGGAGGAAGCCATCGCCACCCTGAAACTTTTCGAGGAAGGGCTGAACATTGAACTTGTTTGA